From the genome of Miscanthus floridulus cultivar M001 chromosome 10, ASM1932011v1, whole genome shotgun sequence, one region includes:
- the LOC136489285 gene encoding uncharacterized protein has protein sequence MLNPSSSRHPPTPPPTPSSESDLEANHEDDPDYETASEEEPEPLPVEEVVFNSLETAWKEEEDRHLRAITQKETDDCILKRVVEISKEEERRCCQEQETERRLAMDAERRRRRAERKKSEEEHRQQGDDDAGSTNNN, from the coding sequence atGCTGAACCCGTCGTCCTCACGTCACCCCCCGACACCTCCACCGACGCCGTCATCTGAATCGGACCTCGAGGCGAACCATGAAGACGATCCGGACTATGAGACCGCATCAGAGGAGGAACCGGAACCTCTTCCggtggaggaggtcgtcttcaactcgttggagacggcttggaaggaggaggaggaccggcaccTCCGCGCCATCACACAGAAGGAGACCGACGACTGCATCCTGAAGCGCGTCGTCGAGATttccaaggaggaggagcgccgctgcTGCCAGGAGCAGGAGACCGAGCGACGTCTCGCGATGGATGCAGAACGGCGCCGGCGCAGGGCTGAGCGAAAGAAGAGCGAAGAGGAGCACCGGCAGCAGGGGGACGACGACGCAGGCAGCACCAACAataattag